Proteins encoded by one window of Bacillus sp. DTU_2020_1000418_1_SI_GHA_SEK_038:
- a CDS encoding carboxylate--amine ligase — protein MNNKAVILGCNYYIGLSTIRCLGVHGIHTVAVDYSEDDRYGAESKYCSEKLIAPYYKKDPKGFIQFLIEYAKKQSVKPVLIPCHDSYVEIVDEYLDEIREYYLIPQTEKGLYTKVMNKESLHALAVEKGMAVPETVRIDEENFIEKVETVLKYPCIVKPTDSPAFVAHFRRKLFKVFNREELLAALEKAKSANLEVIVQRIIPGFDDHMYTFDAYLDQDAKVTHWVTCQKHRQYPINFGASVYTEQKYVPELYDIGAPFLEAIGFKGFAEIEFKKDAETGKFYLIEINARITNLNNLLYKVGVNFPYITYRELTGSPLEPYAVKEDKHRVFWYAYEDILAIKGYIKTGQLTKGQVIKSLMKQKAYAIWDWSDPKPGIVYFKKIAGKLMKK, from the coding sequence TTGAATAATAAAGCTGTTATTTTAGGATGTAATTATTATATAGGTTTAAGTACAATTCGCTGCTTAGGGGTCCATGGCATTCATACGGTTGCCGTTGATTATTCCGAGGATGATAGATATGGCGCCGAATCTAAGTATTGCTCTGAGAAACTGATAGCCCCTTATTATAAAAAAGATCCAAAAGGATTTATCCAATTTTTAATTGAATACGCGAAAAAGCAGAGTGTAAAGCCAGTTCTAATTCCTTGTCATGACTCATATGTAGAAATCGTTGATGAGTACTTAGATGAGATAAGAGAGTACTATCTTATTCCTCAAACAGAAAAAGGTCTTTACACGAAAGTAATGAATAAGGAATCTTTGCATGCTTTAGCTGTGGAAAAGGGAATGGCTGTACCAGAAACGGTTAGGATAGATGAAGAAAACTTTATTGAAAAAGTGGAAACGGTGCTTAAATATCCGTGTATCGTTAAGCCGACCGATTCGCCGGCATTTGTTGCGCATTTTAGAAGAAAGCTTTTTAAAGTTTTTAATCGGGAAGAATTATTAGCTGCTCTCGAAAAAGCAAAGAGTGCTAATTTAGAAGTTATCGTGCAAAGAATTATTCCAGGCTTTGATGATCATATGTATACATTTGATGCTTATTTAGATCAGGATGCAAAAGTGACACATTGGGTGACATGCCAAAAGCACCGCCAATATCCAATTAATTTCGGAGCTTCTGTGTATACAGAGCAGAAATATGTTCCAGAGCTTTACGATATTGGGGCTCCATTTCTTGAAGCGATTGGATTTAAGGGGTTTGCAGAAATTGAATTTAAAAAAGATGCGGAAACAGGCAAGTTTTATTTAATAGAAATCAATGCCCGGATTACTAATTTAAACAATCTCCTCTATAAGGTAGGGGTTAACTTCCCTTACATTACTTACCGTGAGCTAACGGGGTCCCCTCTTGAGCCTTATGCAGTAAAAGAGGATAAGCACCGTGTATTTTGGTATGCCTATGAGGATATATTGGCAATAAAGGGCTATATAAAGACCGGTCAGCTAACTAAAGGACAAGTGATAAAATCGCTGATGAAGCAAAAGGCTTATGCTATTTGGGATTGGTCTGATCCGAAGCCCGGCATCGTTTACTTTAAGAAAATCGCCGGAAAGCTAATGAAAAAATAA
- the fdrA gene encoding acyl-CoA synthetase FdrA gives MLHTIIQKNSYQDSINLMLLTNAVATTEGINKVQIMMATPSNKDIFKDAGLYTDELGAAESNDMAIVIDTDDESKVAEVLEKVEEYLKNQAISGKSQQFETVRTWDKAIKTAPDANLALISVPGQYAAEEADKALDSGLHVFLFSDNVPVEEEVRLKQKAHDKGLIVMGPDCGTGILEGVPLAFANVVSKGRIGIVGASGTGIQEVSTVIDRLGEGVSHAIGTGGRDLKDSIGAITMMDGIKALENHKQTDIIVVISKPPAKEVRNKVVELLHSLSKPVVTIFIGEKPAKHEGNVYQAYTLAETAKIAVDLVRGNPIKEDYNAGDYTVADVSLTPAQTSIKGLFSGGTMASEAAVLISDALGLGTEIKNEEGYVLRQDGHEVVDLGDDKYTQGKPHPMIDPETRAKFIEKAAQDEKTAVILLDFVLGYGSHEDMASALLPSIQKAVAYAKENGRNLYVVASVCGTLNDPQDYNGHKMRLADAGIIVKDNNNEAVRTALSIVGLEVNDVKKVHEESASSAKGFDLTTSEHISKLVNNKPTVINVGLKSFADALVANGASVVQYDWRPIAGGNEKMRKILALLK, from the coding sequence GTGCTTCACACAATTATTCAAAAGAATTCGTATCAGGATTCTATTAACTTAATGCTGCTCACGAATGCGGTGGCAACAACAGAGGGAATTAACAAAGTTCAAATCATGATGGCAACCCCTTCTAACAAAGATATTTTTAAGGATGCGGGCTTGTACACAGATGAATTAGGCGCTGCTGAATCAAACGATATGGCTATTGTTATTGATACGGATGATGAAAGCAAGGTTGCTGAAGTTCTTGAGAAAGTAGAAGAATACTTAAAAAATCAAGCAATCAGTGGAAAAAGCCAGCAGTTTGAAACGGTTCGTACTTGGGATAAAGCCATTAAAACAGCCCCTGATGCTAACTTAGCACTTATTTCTGTACCTGGTCAGTATGCGGCAGAAGAAGCGGACAAAGCATTAGATTCTGGTCTTCACGTATTCCTATTCAGTGATAACGTACCTGTAGAAGAAGAAGTTAGACTTAAGCAAAAAGCACATGATAAGGGTCTTATTGTTATGGGTCCTGACTGTGGAACAGGTATTTTAGAAGGAGTTCCACTTGCATTTGCTAACGTTGTAAGCAAAGGACGAATTGGAATTGTTGGCGCATCTGGAACGGGTATTCAAGAGGTATCTACAGTCATTGACCGTCTCGGAGAAGGTGTTAGCCATGCAATCGGAACAGGCGGACGCGACCTTAAGGATTCAATTGGTGCCATTACGATGATGGACGGAATTAAAGCATTAGAAAATCATAAACAAACAGATATTATTGTTGTTATTTCTAAGCCGCCAGCAAAAGAAGTGCGCAATAAGGTAGTTGAATTGCTGCACAGCTTATCTAAACCAGTAGTGACGATTTTTATTGGAGAAAAGCCAGCTAAGCATGAAGGAAATGTTTATCAAGCTTATACTCTTGCAGAAACAGCAAAAATTGCTGTTGACCTTGTTAGAGGAAACCCAATTAAAGAAGATTATAATGCTGGTGACTACACAGTAGCTGATGTTTCCTTAACACCTGCACAAACTTCAATTAAAGGGCTTTTCTCAGGCGGAACTATGGCTTCTGAGGCAGCTGTATTAATTTCAGATGCACTTGGACTTGGCACTGAAATCAAGAATGAAGAAGGCTATGTTTTAAGACAAGATGGCCACGAAGTAGTTGACCTTGGGGATGATAAATATACACAAGGTAAACCGCATCCAATGATCGATCCTGAAACACGCGCTAAATTTATTGAAAAAGCTGCACAGGATGAGAAAACAGCTGTTATCCTGCTAGATTTCGTGCTTGGCTACGGCTCTCATGAGGATATGGCGAGTGCATTACTTCCTTCCATTCAAAAGGCAGTGGCATATGCGAAAGAAAATGGCCGCAACCTGTATGTAGTTGCATCCGTTTGCGGAACGCTAAACGATCCACAGGATTATAACGGCCACAAAATGCGTCTTGCAGATGCTGGAATTATTGTTAAGGATAATAATAATGAAGCAGTCCGTACGGCTCTAAGTATTGTTGGCCTTGAAGTAAATGATGTGAAAAAAGTTCATGAAGAGTCAGCATCCTCTGCAAAGGGCTTTGATTTAACTACTTCAGAGCATATTTCCAAGCTTGTAAATAATAAACCAACGGTTATCAATGTTGGATTAAAGAGCTTTGCAGATGCATTAGTCGCAAATGGCGCGTCTGTCGTTCAATATGACTGGAGACCAATTGCCGGCGGAAATGAAAAAATGAGAAAAATTCTTGCTCTTTTAAAATAA
- the arcC gene encoding carbamate kinase produces MGQKVVIALGGNAILQPKQEATYENQLENVRRSSEIIARIVKNGHSVIITHGNGPQVGNILRQNEEAKEVVPPLPLDVCSAESQGFIGYMMDQTLKNELRKLDLNNSVVGILTQTEVSLDDPAFQNPDKPIGVFYTEEEAKQLAEEKNWSVMEDAGRGWRRVVPSPMPKSIQGSEIIKKLTDDQVIVIAAGGGGVPVVKNEDGTFTGVEAVIDKDRSGFRLAEEVKSDVFMILTDVQNVYVNYGKPDQKALTNITLEEAKQYVEQGQFSAGSMGPKMEAAIKFAEQGGRAIICSLDQADLAMEGKAGTQVSK; encoded by the coding sequence ATGGGTCAAAAAGTAGTTATTGCATTAGGCGGAAACGCAATTTTACAACCGAAACAGGAAGCAACTTATGAAAATCAATTAGAAAACGTACGTAGAAGCAGTGAAATTATTGCACGTATCGTAAAGAATGGCCATAGCGTCATTATTACACACGGAAATGGTCCACAGGTTGGGAATATTCTTCGCCAAAATGAAGAGGCGAAAGAAGTCGTACCTCCACTGCCATTAGATGTGTGCAGTGCTGAGTCACAAGGATTCATCGGATATATGATGGATCAAACATTGAAAAATGAATTGCGTAAGCTTGACTTAAACAATTCTGTAGTTGGGATCTTAACTCAAACAGAAGTTTCTTTGGATGATCCTGCTTTCCAAAATCCAGATAAGCCAATTGGCGTGTTCTATACAGAAGAAGAAGCAAAACAATTAGCTGAAGAGAAAAATTGGTCAGTTATGGAAGATGCTGGACGCGGCTGGAGACGTGTCGTTCCTTCTCCAATGCCTAAATCTATTCAAGGTTCTGAAATTATTAAGAAATTAACAGATGATCAAGTCATCGTTATTGCTGCAGGCGGCGGCGGTGTTCCTGTAGTAAAAAATGAAGATGGAACTTTCACAGGAGTCGAAGCGGTTATCGATAAGGATCGCAGCGGTTTCAGATTAGCTGAAGAAGTGAAGTCTGATGTTTTCATGATCTTAACAGACGTACAAAATGTATATGTTAACTATGGCAAGCCTGATCAGAAAGCATTAACTAATATTACATTAGAAGAAGCAAAACAATACGTAGAACAAGGACAATTCTCCGCAGGCAGCATGGGTCCAAAAATGGAAGCTGCTATTAAATTTGCTGAACAAGGCGGACGTGCGATAATTTGTTCATTAGACCAAGCAGACCTTGCTATGGAAGGTAAAGCTGGTACACAAGTTTCTAAATAA
- a CDS encoding methyl-accepting chemotaxis protein: MKLNLRTKLVAITSVLLALPILIIGIVSYTTAKDSLDELGATGLKNNVEMAIQMIDILNMEVEKGSLSLEEAQEQAKLKLLGEMKEDGKRSIDTEVDMGEYGYFFVLDKQGLAIAHPMREGENLYNSQTPDGTYSTQELIKKAESGGGFVTFDFAVPGNEKSIEPKISYTEIDPNWGWVVVAGSYLMDFNSEANQLLSVLLIVLGCSLLIGGILIIWFSGHLSKPIKLVTEQIAKVADGDLSSDQLFIKNKDEIGQLANYFNQMTTNLREIIKDVSNTSLQVAATSEELSASSEQMSQSVEQVAVSIQELATGSDTQKEKTLETNQVVSTISNKIVHIAENVEVVHEMSQQTASVAENGNDIINRTINQMRQIQSETDSTANRMNALEEKSNEIGKIVSMITSVAEQTNLLALNAAIEAARAGEHGKGFAVVADEVRKLAEQSREAAKLVNQLIMGVQEDINQSVLAMNEGKSSVDGGIELVNHAGEYFQKIVEDIKQVSSQMNEVSKAVYEISSGAESMVLKIDETTNIAEESASHSQNIAAIAVEQNASMEEIASVSDELAKMAEKLQDSIRTFTI, translated from the coding sequence ATGAAACTAAATCTTAGAACTAAGCTCGTAGCCATTACCTCTGTATTGTTAGCCCTCCCAATATTGATTATTGGGATCGTTAGCTATACTACTGCAAAAGATAGCTTGGACGAGTTAGGGGCTACTGGACTCAAAAACAATGTCGAGATGGCTATTCAAATGATTGATATATTGAATATGGAGGTAGAGAAAGGAAGCCTATCTCTTGAGGAAGCCCAGGAACAAGCAAAGCTTAAATTACTAGGGGAAATGAAAGAGGACGGTAAGCGCTCCATTGATACAGAGGTGGATATGGGGGAATACGGCTATTTCTTCGTGCTGGATAAACAAGGACTAGCCATTGCTCATCCAATGAGGGAAGGGGAAAATCTTTATAATTCTCAGACGCCAGATGGTACATATTCCACACAGGAGCTCATTAAGAAGGCTGAAAGCGGCGGGGGATTCGTTACTTTTGACTTTGCCGTTCCTGGAAATGAAAAAAGCATTGAACCAAAAATTAGTTATACAGAAATTGATCCTAATTGGGGTTGGGTAGTGGTAGCTGGCTCCTACTTGATGGATTTTAATAGTGAAGCAAACCAGCTGTTATCAGTGCTCCTAATTGTTCTAGGTTGTTCCCTCTTAATTGGAGGCATTCTGATTATCTGGTTTTCAGGGCATCTCTCTAAACCAATTAAATTAGTTACTGAACAAATTGCCAAAGTAGCAGATGGCGATTTAAGCTCAGATCAGCTATTCATAAAAAATAAAGATGAAATTGGACAGTTAGCAAACTATTTTAATCAGATGACGACCAATTTAAGAGAGATCATCAAGGATGTCTCAAATACGTCTTTGCAAGTAGCAGCTACATCGGAAGAACTATCAGCTAGCAGTGAACAAATGAGTCAATCTGTTGAGCAGGTAGCCGTTTCTATCCAGGAATTAGCGACTGGCTCGGATACTCAAAAAGAAAAGACATTGGAAACGAATCAAGTCGTTTCAACCATTTCTAATAAAATTGTCCACATTGCAGAAAATGTAGAGGTTGTTCATGAGATGTCACAGCAAACTGCTTCTGTAGCGGAAAATGGAAATGATATTATTAATAGAACGATTAATCAAATGAGACAAATTCAGAGCGAAACAGACTCTACCGCAAATCGAATGAATGCATTAGAAGAAAAATCAAACGAAATTGGAAAAATAGTATCGATGATTACGAGTGTTGCCGAGCAGACAAACCTACTTGCATTGAATGCGGCTATTGAAGCGGCAAGAGCGGGCGAACATGGAAAGGGGTTTGCCGTAGTTGCTGATGAGGTTCGTAAATTAGCTGAACAATCAAGGGAAGCAGCAAAGCTTGTCAATCAACTGATTATGGGTGTTCAAGAAGATATTAATCAATCTGTATTAGCGATGAACGAAGGCAAGTCCTCAGTAGATGGAGGAATCGAACTAGTTAATCATGCAGGTGAATACTTCCAAAAAATAGTTGAAGATATTAAACAAGTATCTTCTCAAATGAATGAGGTATCGAAAGCAGTCTATGAGATATCCTCAGGTGCTGAATCAATGGTATTAAAAATAGATGAAACAACGAATATTGCTGAGGAATCTGCTAGTCATTCACAAAATATTGCAGCGATCGCGGTAGAACAAAATGCCTCGATGGAAGAGATTGCATCAGTCTCAGATGAATTGGCCAAAATGGCAGAAAAGCTTCAGGACTCGATTAGAACTTTCACTATTTAA
- a CDS encoding UDP-N-acetylmuramoyl-L-alanyl-D-glutamate--2,6-diaminopimelate ligase, whose translation MKLENLLQSIEVKNVKNDQDLNIFGISYHSQKVSNGHLFVCVRGYKTDGHKYLKQAAENGAVAAVVEEFNEEVTIPQYLVEDSRISLARLGAHFYDNPSKKLNMIGITATNGKTTTSYMTNAILENEGFKTGLIGTVSIKIADTSIPSELTTPESLDLQYYLNEMAERDVTHVSMEVSSQALEMHRVEQVDYDIVTLNNVSREHIDSHGSFEKYFEVKSSLIRNASETSFAVLNLDCPYSASLVNATKAQVITFGVKSNEGHIYCKNLDLSTGRAKFTVEIMKSFKVNDTEYIPGEFDIELAVPGLHSVYNAMVAITVALLSNVAVSTIQRTLKTFGGVERRFEFIFEDDFKIIDDHFANAGNINVTLETLKFMDYKKLHLVYAIRGERGPTVNRENAETIANWAPKLGFNEVIATKSISHVTSKDKVTDEEQQVFEMVMDQAEIKVQLCDELPDAIAKALARAEEGDLILLAGCQGMDHGAEIALHQIEKIKKDFSKEKLFMPLRKRVSGQ comes from the coding sequence ATGAAGCTAGAAAACCTCCTTCAATCAATAGAAGTGAAAAATGTGAAGAATGATCAGGATTTAAATATTTTCGGAATTTCCTACCATTCCCAAAAGGTTTCGAATGGACACCTTTTTGTTTGTGTGCGAGGATATAAAACGGACGGGCATAAATATTTGAAACAAGCAGCAGAAAATGGAGCGGTAGCAGCTGTTGTCGAGGAGTTCAACGAAGAGGTTACTATTCCGCAATATCTTGTAGAAGATAGCCGAATTTCCTTAGCTCGATTAGGTGCTCACTTTTATGACAATCCGTCTAAGAAGCTTAATATGATCGGAATCACTGCTACAAATGGGAAAACAACTACTTCCTATATGACAAATGCTATTTTAGAAAATGAAGGCTTCAAAACAGGGCTGATTGGAACAGTCTCGATTAAAATTGCTGATACATCGATTCCGTCAGAACTGACCACACCTGAATCTTTAGATTTACAATACTATTTAAATGAAATGGCTGAACGTGATGTCACCCATGTAAGCATGGAGGTTTCATCACAAGCCTTGGAAATGCACCGGGTTGAACAAGTAGACTACGATATTGTCACACTTAATAATGTCAGCCGTGAACACATTGATTCGCATGGTTCATTTGAAAAATACTTTGAAGTAAAATCTAGCTTAATTCGCAATGCCAGTGAAACTAGCTTTGCTGTTCTTAATCTGGATTGTCCTTACTCGGCCTCTTTAGTCAATGCGACAAAGGCTCAAGTCATCACATTTGGTGTGAAGAGCAATGAAGGGCATATTTATTGTAAAAATTTAGATTTATCGACTGGTCGTGCAAAATTCACAGTAGAAATTATGAAGTCATTTAAAGTAAATGATACAGAATATATTCCAGGTGAATTTGATATTGAACTTGCCGTTCCTGGTCTTCATTCCGTCTATAATGCAATGGTAGCCATTACGGTAGCACTTCTGTCGAACGTGGCTGTTTCAACCATCCAAAGAACATTGAAGACGTTTGGCGGAGTAGAACGCCGCTTTGAGTTTATTTTTGAAGATGATTTTAAGATTATTGATGATCATTTTGCTAATGCGGGCAACATCAACGTTACTCTGGAGACGTTAAAATTTATGGATTATAAGAAGCTCCATTTAGTTTATGCCATCAGAGGAGAAAGAGGCCCTACAGTCAATCGAGAAAACGCAGAGACGATTGCAAACTGGGCTCCAAAACTTGGCTTTAATGAAGTGATTGCCACAAAGAGCATCTCCCATGTTACGTCAAAAGATAAGGTGACAGATGAAGAGCAGCAGGTGTTTGAAATGGTAATGGATCAAGCCGAAATAAAAGTCCAGCTATGTGATGAGCTTCCAGATGCCATCGCAAAGGCACTGGCAAGAGCAGAAGAAGGAGATTTAATTCTTCTGGCAGGCTGCCAAGGAATGGATCACGGGGCTGAAATTGCTTTACATCAAATAGAAAAAATCAAGAAGGATTTTTCAAAAGAAAAATTATTCATGCCTCTTCGCAAGCGTGTTTCAGGTCAGTAA
- a CDS encoding DUF2877 domain-containing protein: MANNKKLANNKTMNTNKIIWVEEYEKNIPLFLANNKVGTVHSVFNNGMNILMGNRLFFIGTVKNGKLPFGIHVHYEAVQEVLATIQMPAQVIWNEAEKQLSFENCPISVSFQQGKPYSNIVKSSQGHFQMSAEALQAFIATLTSSVENTGLEIDIAEFIIDYLSDRKDESPTVKAIYRLMEALHTANEAEAEAAVRYFLGRGRGLTPSGDDHLVGILAIHEVSHAFSPVFVNSLQTILKHESVTTDIAKEYLFYALNGQFSSSIVQIVNHLSSDEWNAGMVNKNLLELMTVGHSSGVDTAFGLLIGILSIKYWRKQ; this comes from the coding sequence ATGGCTAATAATAAAAAATTGGCTAATAATAAAACCATGAATACAAACAAAATAATTTGGGTGGAGGAATATGAGAAGAATATTCCTCTCTTCCTTGCAAACAATAAGGTTGGGACTGTTCATAGCGTTTTTAATAACGGTATGAACATCCTTATGGGAAATCGTTTGTTTTTTATTGGAACCGTAAAAAACGGCAAGCTTCCGTTCGGTATTCATGTTCATTACGAAGCCGTTCAAGAGGTTTTAGCCACCATCCAGATGCCAGCTCAAGTCATCTGGAACGAAGCTGAAAAACAACTCTCTTTCGAAAACTGCCCAATCTCTGTTAGTTTTCAGCAAGGAAAACCCTACTCAAACATTGTAAAAAGCTCTCAAGGTCATTTCCAAATGTCTGCAGAGGCTTTGCAGGCATTTATTGCCACTTTGACTTCTTCTGTGGAGAACACAGGATTAGAAATTGATATAGCAGAATTTATTATCGATTATCTAAGTGACAGAAAGGACGAGTCCCCTACAGTTAAAGCCATATACCGTCTGATGGAGGCTCTCCACACTGCCAATGAAGCAGAAGCCGAAGCAGCAGTACGCTATTTTTTAGGAAGAGGAAGAGGTCTCACCCCTTCTGGAGATGACCATCTCGTTGGAATACTAGCCATACATGAAGTTTCACATGCCTTTAGCCCTGTCTTCGTGAACTCGCTTCAAACAATCCTTAAGCACGAATCTGTCACAACAGATATCGCAAAGGAATATCTCTTCTATGCGTTAAATGGCCAATTTAGTTCATCAATTGTTCAGATAGTAAACCACCTTTCATCAGATGAGTGGAATGCTGGAATGGTGAATAAAAATCTATTAGAATTAATGACGGTAGGCCACAGCTCTGGAGTAGATACAGCATTCGGGCTATTAATAGGGATTCTATCTATTAAATATTGGAGGAAACAATAA
- a CDS encoding DUF1116 domain-containing protein, with translation MLYNSMDEANKAVIQKISGAAPFLVDVVPAKEKIKELNEGKVLLHAGPPIKWDDMTGPMQGSCIGAALFEGWASSDVEAIQMLANGEVTFIPCHHVNAVGPMGGITSANMPVFVVENRSEGNEAYCIMNEGIGKVLRFGAYSDEVINRLKWMQNVLGPTISKALKLTEDGLNLNVMIAKAITMGDEFHQRNIAASLIFLKEISPYIVQLDMDDKDLKDVIQFLADTDQFFLNIAMATSKAVMDGARKIQEGTVVTAMCRNGKDFGIRISGMGDEWFTAPVNTPQGLFFTGYSQDDANPDIGDSAITETFGVGGMAMIAAPGVTRFVGAGGFNDALATSNEMMEICIDQNSNFTIPTWDFQGACLGIDARKVVETGIEPVINTGIAHKKAGVGQVGAGTVRAPKECFEKALEAYAIKLGLI, from the coding sequence ATGCTATACAATTCAATGGACGAAGCAAACAAAGCCGTAATACAAAAAATCTCTGGAGCAGCTCCTTTCCTAGTTGATGTAGTTCCAGCAAAAGAGAAAATTAAAGAATTAAATGAAGGCAAAGTCCTTCTTCATGCTGGACCGCCAATTAAATGGGATGATATGACTGGTCCAATGCAAGGATCTTGTATTGGTGCTGCTTTGTTTGAGGGCTGGGCTAGTTCTGACGTAGAGGCTATTCAAATGCTTGCTAATGGGGAAGTTACATTTATTCCTTGCCATCATGTTAACGCTGTTGGTCCAATGGGCGGTATTACATCTGCAAACATGCCTGTCTTTGTTGTGGAAAACCGTTCAGAAGGAAACGAAGCTTACTGCATTATGAACGAAGGTATTGGAAAGGTTCTTCGTTTCGGTGCTTATTCTGATGAAGTGATCAATCGTTTAAAATGGATGCAAAATGTGTTAGGTCCGACTATTTCTAAAGCATTAAAGCTTACGGAAGATGGTTTAAACCTGAACGTTATGATTGCAAAAGCGATTACAATGGGTGATGAATTCCACCAGCGTAATATTGCTGCGTCCCTTATTTTCCTTAAAGAAATAAGCCCATATATTGTTCAATTAGATATGGATGATAAAGATCTGAAAGATGTTATCCAGTTCTTAGCTGATACTGATCAATTCTTCTTAAATATTGCTATGGCTACTAGCAAAGCTGTAATGGATGGAGCTAGAAAAATCCAAGAAGGTACAGTGGTTACAGCTATGTGCCGTAATGGTAAAGACTTTGGTATCCGTATTAGCGGGATGGGTGATGAATGGTTCACAGCTCCAGTTAACACTCCTCAAGGTCTGTTCTTTACTGGATATTCCCAAGATGATGCTAACCCGGACATCGGTGATAGTGCTATCACTGAAACATTCGGTGTAGGAGGTATGGCTATGATCGCAGCTCCTGGTGTAACTCGTTTCGTTGGAGCTGGTGGTTTTAATGATGCACTTGCTACAAGTAATGAAATGATGGAAATCTGTATAGATCAAAACAGCAACTTCACGATCCCAACTTGGGATTTCCAAGGAGCTTGTCTTGGAATTGACGCTCGTAAAGTTGTAGAAACTGGCATTGAACCAGTAATCAACACAGGGATTGCTCATAAAAAAGCCGGTGTTGGACAAGTTGGTGCTGGAACAGTGCGGGCACCAAAAGAATGTTTCGAAAAAGCGCTTGAAGCCTATGCAATCAAATTAGGTCTTATCTAA